The following are encoded in a window of Halosimplex halophilum genomic DNA:
- a CDS encoding NUDIX hydrolase encodes MTDELAWETLDSRTSYTCEGFDVVTDTVRFPNGERAEFDYLAEGESVVVLPFTTEGEVVVIEEWRQAVGRVNRALPAGSVEDDDADPESCVARELEEETGYLPGGVEHLTTVEPANGFADAVFHYFVARDCEPTGERDLDYNEDIRVETTTFDALVAAAREDDLRDGRSMLGVLHFALFGDDEPDGG; translated from the coding sequence ATGACCGACGAACTCGCCTGGGAGACGCTGGACAGCCGCACCTCCTACACCTGCGAGGGGTTCGACGTCGTCACCGATACCGTCCGGTTCCCGAACGGTGAACGGGCCGAGTTCGACTACCTCGCGGAGGGCGAGAGCGTCGTCGTCCTCCCCTTCACGACCGAGGGCGAGGTGGTCGTCATCGAGGAGTGGCGCCAGGCGGTCGGCCGCGTGAACCGCGCGCTCCCCGCCGGCAGCGTCGAGGACGACGACGCCGACCCCGAATCCTGTGTCGCCCGCGAACTCGAAGAGGAGACGGGCTACTTGCCGGGCGGGGTCGAGCATCTCACAACCGTCGAACCCGCCAACGGCTTCGCCGACGCCGTCTTCCACTACTTCGTCGCCCGCGACTGCGAGCCGACCGGCGAGCGGGACCTGGACTACAATGAGGACATCCGCGTCGAGACGACGACCTTCGACGCGCTCGTGGCGGCCGCCCGCGAGGACGACCTGCGCGACGGCCGGTCGATGCTCGGGGTGCTGCACTTCGCGCTGTTCGGGGACGACGAACCCGACGGCGGGTGA
- a CDS encoding NUDIX domain-containing protein codes for MDVRDEFIPAEEFATVLNRVPQVCVEVVLEGEGEDSDRVLLAHRTNEPARGEWFWPGGRLYKGEELEDAARRIAREELGVEVTVEGRVGVYGHFWDASRVDGVDSRHTVNVVFRVSRVDPDAAIELDDQHDDYRFVTGDEDGLHEYVREYLVDMGLRGSGDD; via the coding sequence ATGGACGTACGCGACGAGTTCATCCCCGCCGAGGAGTTCGCAACCGTGCTGAACCGCGTGCCGCAGGTCTGCGTCGAGGTCGTCCTCGAAGGCGAAGGCGAGGACTCGGACCGCGTCCTGCTCGCCCACCGGACGAACGAACCGGCGAGAGGCGAGTGGTTCTGGCCGGGCGGGCGCCTCTACAAGGGCGAGGAGCTCGAAGACGCGGCCCGCCGGATCGCCCGCGAGGAACTCGGCGTCGAGGTGACCGTCGAGGGGCGAGTGGGCGTCTACGGTCACTTCTGGGACGCCTCGCGGGTCGACGGCGTCGACTCGCGCCACACCGTCAACGTCGTCTTCCGCGTCTCGCGGGTCGACCCCGACGCCGCGATCGAACTCGACGACCAGCACGACGACTACCGGTTCGTGACCGGCGACGAGGACGGGCTCCACGAGTACGTCCGCGAGTACCTGGTCGACATGGGGCTGCGGGGGAGCGGAGACGACTGA
- a CDS encoding outer membrane protein assembly factor BamB family protein has translation MDEPHSRRAFLGAAGAAAGSAAAGLAGCVAAPGGTEVVSRIETDGEPLSEAAEAQFRGGLRRRGVYPDATVPTDPEVDWTIRGINTGDHTAAKASPVEVPGGDIVVPGDNGEIRRVTPDGEEVWRSSVEPTSRGIHGTPAVANGAVYIGAYDGALYAFDLESGERYWRAKLGDAIGSSPGYHDGTVYIAVEYHDPSGAMFAVDAVTGDVVWEDQRVTDHPHSTAAIDRRAGRLVVGSNDGYLYAWSYPDLEYLWKFPTGRAIKGPIATAGGSAVFGSWDGSVYRVTLDDGTEEWSFDTDGLVMSGPAIEAETGTVYVGSHDSHLYALQFDDGSQRWSFDTGGRITGCPTVTGEHVLVGSYDDYCYAVEKDSGDEVWAVEGVGNVTCAPLVTDDAVYFTERASPAYLDAKEADDREPDPGESGGLYRVVDADE, from the coding sequence ATGGACGAACCCCACTCGCGGCGGGCGTTTCTGGGGGCGGCCGGCGCGGCCGCCGGCAGCGCCGCGGCCGGTCTCGCGGGCTGCGTGGCGGCGCCCGGGGGGACGGAGGTCGTCAGCCGGATCGAGACCGACGGCGAACCGCTCAGCGAGGCCGCCGAGGCGCAGTTCCGCGGCGGCCTCCGGCGCCGCGGCGTCTACCCCGACGCGACGGTCCCCACGGATCCCGAAGTCGACTGGACGATCCGGGGGATCAACACGGGCGACCACACCGCGGCGAAGGCCAGCCCCGTCGAAGTCCCCGGCGGCGACATCGTCGTCCCGGGCGACAACGGCGAGATCCGACGGGTGACGCCCGACGGCGAGGAGGTCTGGCGGTCGTCGGTCGAACCGACCTCGCGGGGCATCCACGGGACGCCCGCAGTCGCCAACGGGGCCGTCTACATCGGCGCCTACGACGGCGCGCTGTACGCGTTCGACCTCGAATCGGGCGAGCGCTACTGGCGGGCGAAACTCGGCGACGCCATCGGGTCCAGCCCCGGGTACCACGACGGCACCGTCTACATCGCCGTCGAGTACCACGATCCCAGCGGCGCGATGTTCGCCGTCGACGCCGTCACCGGCGACGTTGTCTGGGAGGACCAGCGGGTCACCGACCATCCCCACTCGACGGCCGCGATCGACCGCCGGGCCGGCCGCCTCGTCGTCGGGTCGAATGACGGCTACCTCTACGCCTGGAGCTACCCCGACCTGGAGTACCTGTGGAAGTTCCCGACCGGTCGGGCGATCAAGGGACCGATCGCCACCGCCGGCGGGAGCGCCGTCTTCGGGTCGTGGGACGGCTCGGTCTACCGGGTGACGCTGGACGACGGGACCGAGGAGTGGTCGTTCGACACCGACGGGCTGGTGATGTCCGGCCCCGCCATCGAGGCCGAGACGGGCACCGTCTACGTCGGCAGCCACGACTCGCACCTCTACGCGCTGCAGTTCGACGACGGGAGCCAGCGGTGGTCGTTCGACACCGGCGGCCGGATAACCGGCTGTCCGACGGTCACGGGCGAGCACGTCCTCGTCGGCTCCTACGACGACTACTGCTACGCGGTCGAGAAGGACTCCGGCGACGAGGTCTGGGCCGTCGAGGGGGTCGGCAACGTCACGTGCGCGCCGCTGGTCACCGACGACGCCGTCTACTTCACCGAGCGCGCATCCCCGGCGTACCTCGACGCGAAAGAGGCCGACGACCGGGAGCCCGACCCCGGGGAGTCGGGCGGGCTCTACCGCGTGGTCGACGCCGACGAGTGA